A single region of the Mycoplasma mycoides subsp. mycoides SC str. PG1 genome encodes:
- a CDS encoding glycosyl hydrolase has product MSWNIYVVCHTHWDKEWYFTKQDSDVLLCSNLNQITKILSSNDEYKSFTYDGQVSIIDDYLTYYPENEAQIKKLCEQKKLIVGPWYTQPDFFNTTSESIIRNLLIGINLSKKYNADYLKTAYVPDSFGHNNQMPQIYKNFNLNNFIYWRGIKNNQLKKAGTLHYWQGIDGTKIRSYNFYYGYWVLGSKFAYTKLTKDNLKKEAIEFLKNITPILNQLKKVTRNSNNNLLLPFGGDQAPIVELTPEFFKQVNKLSNDNWILTDYDTYFKNINNSNLKTIKGELKSPSKARIHKTIASQRYDIKQLLKTVEHNLYNVLEPLAIYYKYLTNKYEKQIINNALKLILTSQAHDSIGCCNSDETNLNIYNRLLQANYLIESQITKLIKNLSLNINLKENQVLVFNSNSFYKNNIFKELNIFTSFNNFKIYHNKKAVDFILLDQQYHNDGMIVNLEKQGEISSKTKGFYSSKIVVNNLKIDPFKFEILDIVQSDKKQTNSSFNNIKTNRFDIWINDDNTITYLDKITNKKYHNQFMIYAQHDFGDSYDYSPLTETNQIISKLIDVKIIKVEYSSNNNVLIQLKNTYQIPYDTTKTKYINQEFDISLLFTNDSIIKIKINTLNKATQIRWRIISNCDKENNFSYADQCYCEIKRPVELTKDLLVWKKENWVEKPVGIETNESYVYLKSNRSKTGFVTLGTNEYEIINKKEIHLTLFRSIDVLGRNNLLWRPNRASGTSEFSIKTDDARLLYKNLEFNLYWFDINNSTNIAQLANNLITPTCYYQNQKFNNLKKRFPPLP; this is encoded by the coding sequence ATGTCATGAAACATATATGTTGTTTGTCACACACATTGAGATAAAGAATGATATTTTACAAAACAAGATAGTGATGTATTATTATGTTCAAATCTAAATCAAATAACTAAAATATTAAGTTCAAATGATGAATATAAATCATTTACTTATGATGGTCAAGTTTCAATTATTGATGATTATTTAACATATTATCCAGAAAATGAAGCACAAATTAAAAAACTGTGCGAACAAAAAAAGCTTATAGTTGGACCATGATATACACAACCAGATTTTTTTAACACAACTTCTGAATCAATAATTAGAAATTTATTAATTGGTATTAATTTATCTAAAAAATATAATGCAGATTATTTAAAGACAGCTTATGTCCCTGATTCTTTTGGACATAATAACCAAATGCCTCAAATTTATAAAAACTTTAATTTAAATAATTTTATTTATTGAAGAGGAATAAAAAATAATCAATTAAAAAAAGCTGGAACTTTACATTACTGACAAGGAATTGATGGAACTAAAATTAGATCTTATAATTTTTATTATGGTTATTGAGTACTTGGTTCGAAATTTGCTTATACTAAATTGACAAAAGATAATTTAAAAAAAGAAGCTATAGAGTTTTTAAAAAACATTACTCCAATCTTAAATCAATTAAAAAAAGTAACTAGAAATTCAAATAATAATTTATTATTACCATTTGGTGGAGATCAAGCTCCAATTGTAGAACTAACTCCAGAATTTTTTAAACAAGTTAATAAATTATCTAATGATAATTGAATATTAACTGATTATGATACTTATTTTAAAAATATAAATAATAGCAACTTAAAAACTATAAAAGGTGAATTAAAATCACCATCTAAAGCAAGAATTCATAAAACAATAGCTTCACAAAGATATGATATTAAACAATTATTAAAAACAGTTGAACATAATTTATATAACGTTTTAGAACCACTAGCTATATATTACAAATATCTAACTAATAAATACGAAAAACAAATCATTAATAATGCATTAAAACTAATTTTAACTAGTCAAGCTCATGATTCAATAGGGTGTTGTAATTCAGATGAAACTAATTTAAATATTTATAATAGATTGTTACAAGCTAATTATTTAATTGAATCTCAAATTACTAAACTTATTAAAAATTTATCTTTAAATATTAATTTAAAAGAAAATCAAGTTTTAGTATTTAATTCTAATTCATTTTATAAAAACAATATTTTTAAAGAACTAAATATTTTTACTTCATTTAATAATTTTAAAATTTATCATAATAAAAAAGCTGTTGATTTTATTTTATTAGATCAACAATATCATAATGATGGAATGATTGTTAATTTAGAAAAACAAGGAGAAATAAGTAGTAAAACTAAAGGATTTTATAGTTCAAAAATTGTTGTTAATAATTTAAAAATAGACCCTTTCAAATTTGAGATTTTAGACATAGTTCAATCTGATAAAAAACAAACAAATTCTAGTTTTAATAATATAAAAACTAATAGATTTGATATATGAATTAATGATGATAATACTATTACTTATTTAGATAAAATCACTAATAAAAAATATCATAATCAATTTATGATTTATGCTCAACATGATTTTGGGGATTCTTATGATTATTCTCCACTAACTGAAACAAATCAAATAATTTCAAAACTAATAGATGTAAAAATTATTAAAGTAGAATACAGTTCTAATAACAATGTTTTAATTCAATTAAAAAATACTTATCAAATACCATATGATACAACAAAAACAAAATATATAAATCAAGAATTTGATATTAGTTTATTATTTACAAATGATTCAATTATTAAAATAAAAATTAATACTTTAAATAAAGCAACACAAATAAGATGAAGAATAATTTCAAATTGTGATAAAGAAAATAACTTTTCTTATGCTGATCAATGTTATTGTGAAATAAAAAGACCAGTAGAACTAACTAAAGATTTATTAGTTTGAAAAAAAGAAAATTGAGTAGAAAAACCTGTTGGAATTGAAACTAATGAAAGTTATGTTTATTTAAAATCTAATAGATCAAAAACAGGATTTGTTACACTTGGTACTAATGAGTATGAAATTATTAATAAAAAAGAAATTCATTTAACTTTATTTAGAAGTATTGATGTATTAGGAAGAAATAATTTATTATGAAGACCAAATAGAGCTAGTGGTACTAGTGAGTTTAGTATAAAAACTGATGATGCTAGATTATTGTATAAAAATCTTGAATTTAATTTATATTGATTTGATATAAATAACTCTACTAATATAGCTCAATTAGCAAATAATTTAATAACTCCAACTTGTTATTATCAAAATCAAAAATTTAATAATTTAAAAAAACGTTTCCCCCCGCTACCATAA
- a CDS encoding PTS fructose transporter subunit IIC produces MSNDNKIIVSSKTDQLEGLKNIVAITACAAGVAHTYMAADSISKAAKALNINVHVETQGTIGAENVISDQQLQQADLVIIAADVKIDTSRFNGKQIYITGVNDAIKNPELLIRTAWQQAVEQGKKGTKVGVFTIGATKKKGILNHLMTGISWVLPLIIAAGILMAIANLSAFQTIYSDQVEDYTQAWVLYERPFPQFLMNVGSLGFKLVIPLFSAFIAYLIADKPGIAPALIGGWIINDNKMLGINVSVSENSSIESGAGFLGAIIVGLLAGYLVKLLKSLRWWKILKPVVPLMIIPIISVFIISTFVKFVIGAPIANLVLGLFNGLSALQDKFAGTSFVIALVVSMMIAFDLGGPFNKTALVFGTVVFYQSLAQVLSNGQTFWDANFVPGTAAQAAIPVPPLGMFLATLLFKKKFTQNERVMGKAAFAQGIVGITEGAIPFAATDPIRVIFANVIGAAVAGVGVTLTNAKFAAGLGSPIGVFLGYIQLDGILGWPMEWIIPILLGILTTALIIGFTKPKIKGEELEQLEKELKDKKIKRIQAHKNFKQAIKSPKIMFALIKKVIKKWWTNYINEVKEFYSNTWKQIKKYFILKWMNTKNFFNRLKQMFSKKK; encoded by the coding sequence ATGTCAAACGATAATAAAATAATTGTTTCTAGCAAAACAGATCAATTAGAAGGATTAAAAAATATAGTTGCTATTACTGCTTGTGCTGCTGGTGTTGCTCATACTTATATGGCAGCTGACAGTATTAGTAAAGCTGCAAAAGCACTTAATATTAATGTTCATGTTGAAACACAAGGAACAATTGGTGCTGAAAATGTTATATCAGATCAACAACTACAACAAGCTGATCTTGTTATAATTGCAGCTGATGTTAAGATTGATACTTCTAGATTTAATGGTAAACAAATTTATATAACAGGTGTTAATGATGCGATTAAAAATCCTGAATTATTAATTAGAACAGCTTGACAACAAGCAGTAGAACAAGGTAAAAAAGGAACCAAAGTTGGTGTTTTTACAATTGGAGCTACTAAGAAAAAAGGTATATTAAACCATTTAATGACAGGTATTTCATGAGTATTACCATTAATTATTGCAGCAGGAATATTAATGGCCATAGCTAATTTATCTGCATTTCAAACTATTTATTCAGATCAGGTTGAAGATTATACTCAAGCTTGAGTATTATATGAAAGACCTTTTCCACAATTTTTAATGAATGTAGGTTCTTTAGGATTTAAACTAGTAATACCATTATTTTCTGCATTTATTGCATATTTGATTGCTGATAAACCAGGTATAGCTCCTGCTTTAATTGGCGGCTGAATTATTAATGATAATAAAATGTTAGGAATAAATGTTTCAGTTTCAGAAAATTCTTCTATTGAGTCAGGTGCTGGTTTTTTAGGAGCAATTATTGTTGGATTATTAGCTGGATATCTTGTTAAATTATTAAAGTCTTTACGTTGATGAAAAATTTTAAAACCTGTTGTTCCATTAATGATTATTCCTATTATTTCAGTATTTATAATTAGTACTTTTGTTAAATTTGTTATTGGAGCACCTATTGCTAATTTAGTTTTAGGATTATTTAATGGTTTATCTGCTTTACAAGATAAATTTGCTGGAACTTCATTTGTGATTGCCTTAGTTGTTTCAATGATGATTGCTTTTGATTTAGGAGGACCATTTAATAAAACTGCATTAGTATTTGGTACTGTTGTGTTTTATCAATCACTAGCTCAAGTGTTATCAAATGGGCAAACTTTTTGAGATGCAAACTTTGTTCCTGGAACAGCAGCTCAAGCGGCTATTCCAGTTCCACCTTTAGGAATGTTTTTAGCAACTTTATTATTTAAAAAGAAGTTCACACAAAATGAACGCGTTATGGGAAAAGCAGCTTTTGCTCAAGGTATTGTTGGTATTACAGAAGGAGCAATACCATTTGCTGCAACAGATCCAATTAGAGTAATTTTTGCAAATGTAATTGGTGCTGCTGTTGCTGGAGTTGGTGTAACTTTAACTAATGCTAAATTTGCAGCAGGTTTAGGTTCACCTATAGGTGTGTTTTTAGGATATATTCAACTTGATGGAATACTAGGTTGACCAATGGAATGAATTATTCCTATTTTACTAGGTATTTTAACAACTGCTTTAATCATAGGATTTACAAAACCAAAAATTAAAGGAGAAGAATTAGAACAATTAGAAAAAGAATTAAAAGATAAAAAAATAAAACGTATTCAAGCACATAAAAACTTTAAACAAGCAATTAAAAGTCCTAAAATTATGTTTGCTTTAATTAAAAAAGTAATTAAAAAATGATGAACTAACTATATAAATGAAGTTAAAGAATTTTATTCAAATACTTGAAAACAAATTAAAAAATACTTTATTTTAAAATGAATGAATACTAAAAATTTCTTTAACAGATTAAAACAAATGTTTAGTAAGAAAAAATAG
- the hpt gene encoding hypoxanthine phosphoribosyltransferase produces the protein MYDLKNIKKVLFTKEQINERIKQVANQVKQYYLDHPPVNGPLITIGLLKGCVIFNTEFVLNFDYPIQMDFMAVSSYNGMQSTGAIKIKLDTSLDLTNRDVLIVEDMVDTGLTLSKVKEHIIYKGANSVKVVTLVDKKDFHTVDFTPDWNCFNIDDYYIVGYGFDCNEDYRNLPYIALYQPDNN, from the coding sequence ATGTACGATTTAAAGAACATAAAAAAAGTTTTATTTACTAAAGAACAAATCAATGAACGTATTAAACAAGTAGCTAATCAAGTTAAACAATATTATTTAGATCATCCACCAGTTAATGGTCCTTTAATAACAATTGGCTTATTAAAAGGTTGTGTTATTTTTAATACAGAATTTGTTTTAAACTTTGATTATCCTATTCAAATGGATTTTATGGCTGTTTCTTCATATAATGGAATGCAATCAACTGGAGCAATTAAAATTAAATTAGATACTAGTTTAGATTTAACTAATAGAGATGTTTTAATTGTTGAAGATATGGTTGATACTGGATTAACTTTAAGTAAAGTTAAAGAACATATTATATATAAAGGAGCTAATAGTGTTAAAGTAGTAACTTTAGTTGATAAAAAAGATTTTCATACTGTTGATTTTACTCCTGATTGAAATTGTTTTAATATTGATGATTATTATATTGTTGGGTATGGTTTTGATTGTAATGAAGATTATAGAAACCTACCATACATAGCTTTATATCAACCAGATAATAATTAA
- the purB gene encoding adenylosuccinate lyase codes for MISRYQVKEITDIWSDQNKYNTWLKIEQLVTNGWAKIIKINKDDLFKINNDLKVDLNRMLEIEQETKHDVVAFTRMLSEQLDNESKWIHLGITSTDIVDTAQNYLIKQSNQIVFNELENILKTLKTLAIEHKNTLIMGRTHGMYGEPTSLGLKFCLWYDEFLRHIKRFELARNDIEVVKISGSMGNYANLDPQIELYVANKLNMNIDSLSTQVSQRDRHIFLVEVLANIASTLEKISTEIRLFQRSDVNELAEGFLKNQKGSSSMPHKKNPISSENVAGLSRYIKSIVHIVLENNNLWHERDISHSSNERIYLPDIFNLIVYILKRMNETLTNLVINKTQMLEHIKQAKNIYFSQRVLTFILLEQPNVTRDQVYDLIQQITFKCSKNNLDFKTEVLNSKLTEFVLIDKLEQLFDDQFFLRHVDYIFNRVFNK; via the coding sequence ATGATTAGTAGATATCAAGTTAAAGAAATCACAGATATTTGAAGTGATCAAAATAAATACAACACTTGGTTAAAAATTGAACAATTAGTAACTAATGGTTGAGCTAAAATTATAAAAATCAATAAAGATGATCTTTTTAAAATTAATAATGATTTAAAAGTTGATTTAAATAGAATGTTAGAAATTGAACAAGAGACAAAACATGATGTTGTTGCTTTTACTAGAATGTTATCAGAACAATTAGATAATGAAAGTAAATGAATTCATTTAGGAATTACTTCAACTGACATTGTTGACACTGCTCAAAATTATTTAATTAAACAATCTAATCAAATTGTTTTTAATGAATTAGAAAATATTTTAAAGACTTTAAAAACACTAGCTATAGAACATAAAAATACATTAATTATGGGAAGAACTCATGGAATGTATGGTGAACCTACTAGTTTAGGGTTAAAGTTTTGTTTATGATATGATGAATTTTTAAGACATATTAAACGTTTTGAATTAGCTAGAAATGATATAGAAGTTGTTAAAATATCAGGATCAATGGGAAATTATGCTAACTTAGATCCGCAAATCGAATTATATGTAGCTAATAAATTAAATATGAACATTGATAGTTTATCAACTCAAGTAAGCCAAAGAGATAGACATATTTTTTTAGTTGAAGTTTTAGCAAATATTGCTTCAACTTTAGAAAAAATTTCAACTGAAATTAGATTATTTCAAAGAAGTGATGTTAATGAACTTGCTGAAGGTTTTTTAAAAAACCAAAAAGGTAGTTCTTCAATGCCTCATAAAAAAAACCCAATTTCTAGTGAAAATGTAGCTGGATTAAGTAGATATATTAAATCAATTGTTCATATTGTTTTAGAAAATAATAATTTATGACATGAAAGAGATATTTCTCATTCTTCAAATGAAAGAATTTATTTACCAGATATTTTTAATTTAATTGTTTATATATTAAAAAGAATGAATGAAACATTAACTAATTTAGTTATTAATAAAACTCAAATGTTAGAACACATTAAACAAGCTAAAAATATTTACTTTTCTCAAAGAGTTTTAACATTTATTTTATTAGAACAACCAAATGTTACTAGAGATCAAGTTTATGATTTAATTCAACAAATCACTTTTAAATGCTCTAAAAATAATTTAGATTTTAAAACTGAAGTTTTAAATAGTAAATTAACTGAATTTGTTTTAATTGATAAATTAGAACAACTTTTTGATGATCAATTCTTTTTAAGACATGTTGATTATATTTTTAATAGAGTGTTTAATAAATAA
- a CDS encoding adenylosuccinate synthase has translation MKNNYKSLVIVGSQWGDEGKGKITDYFSQKADVVVRFAGGDNAGHMIEFNNKRHKVTIIPSGVFNPKVKNIIGNGTVINLKSLVNEIKRLNESNISTDNVFVSDRAHLIFDWHALIDQLQEENRKENKIGTTKRGIGPTYADKAARYGIRICDFQNPNFKEILKENLDYHNQIITKVYNHEPLDFDVIYNESMTNYQFIKNNIIDSGYEVSNLINENKFVLFEGAQGVLLDIDHGTYPFVTSSNCSANNASIGTGIHNKQINKVLGIVKAYNTRVGSGAMVSEIKTELAHKLRERGREYGLNTGRPRRIGWLDLVALKYAIRVGGIDQLFLTLFDVLDTETKIKICTHYKLDGKIIDWFPASDYELKRCEPVYEELDGWNQDITKVTSFEELPINAQKYIKRIEEIVKVPFLGFSVGSDRKQTILIKGEFDD, from the coding sequence ATGAAAAACAACTATAAGTCATTAGTTATTGTAGGTAGCCAATGAGGAGATGAAGGTAAAGGAAAAATAACAGATTATTTTAGTCAAAAAGCTGATGTTGTTGTAAGATTTGCTGGTGGAGATAATGCTGGACATATGATTGAATTTAATAATAAACGTCATAAAGTAACAATTATTCCATCAGGAGTATTTAATCCTAAAGTAAAAAACATTATTGGTAATGGAACAGTAATTAATTTAAAAAGTTTAGTTAATGAAATTAAAAGATTAAATGAATCAAATATTAGTACTGATAATGTTTTTGTTTCAGATAGAGCACATTTAATTTTTGATTGACATGCTTTAATAGATCAATTACAAGAAGAAAATAGAAAAGAAAATAAAATAGGAACAACAAAAAGAGGAATTGGTCCTACTTATGCTGATAAAGCAGCTAGATATGGAATTAGAATTTGTGATTTTCAAAACCCTAATTTTAAAGAGATATTAAAAGAAAACTTAGATTATCATAATCAAATCATTACTAAAGTTTATAATCATGAACCTTTAGATTTTGATGTTATTTATAACGAATCGATGACAAATTACCAGTTTATTAAAAATAATATTATTGATAGTGGGTATGAAGTTTCTAATTTAATTAATGAAAATAAATTTGTTTTATTTGAAGGAGCTCAGGGCGTTTTATTAGATATAGATCATGGGACTTATCCATTTGTAACTTCTTCAAATTGCTCAGCTAATAATGCTTCAATTGGAACTGGAATTCATAATAAACAAATTAATAAAGTTTTAGGAATTGTTAAAGCTTATAATACTAGAGTTGGATCTGGAGCTATGGTTAGTGAAATTAAAACAGAACTAGCTCATAAATTAAGAGAACGTGGAAGAGAATATGGATTAAACACTGGAAGACCAAGAAGAATAGGTTGACTAGATTTAGTTGCTTTAAAATATGCAATTAGAGTTGGTGGTATTGATCAGTTATTTTTAACTTTATTTGATGTTTTAGATACAGAAACAAAAATTAAAATTTGTACACATTATAAATTAGATGGAAAAATTATTGATTGATTTCCAGCAAGTGATTATGAATTAAAAAGATGTGAACCAGTTTATGAGGAATTAGATGGTTGAAATCAAGATATTACTAAAGTAACTTCTTTTGAAGAACTACCAATTAATGCTCAAAAATACATTAAAAGAATTGAAGAAATTGTAAAAGTTCCATTTTTAGGATTTTCAGTAGGATCAGATCGTAAACAAACAATTTTAATTAAAGGTGAATTTGATGATTAG
- the nrdE gene encoding class 1b ribonucleoside-diphosphate reductase subunit alpha translates to MNENKNTIVLDDVDDEYIKLNARSKIFLKDQDNFQLDVKAAELYLKNYIEPRMKKFSSLKERLDYLLENQYYDSEILNKYSFDQISQLNHYAYSFNHHFPSFMGALKFFNAYGLKTFDTTMYLETYTDRVLMNALFLGNGNFNKAKDLLKDMMLGRFQPATPTFLNAAKKHRGEYVSCYLLRTEDNMESICRTISTSLQLSKRGGGVAICLTNLRETGSPIKNISGLSSGPIPVMKILEDSFTYADQLGQRQGAGAVYISAHHPDIISVLDTKRENADEKIRIKSLSLGLVIPDITFELARDNKDMALFSPYDVQKTYGKPLSDISITEKYYEMLENPNIKKTYISARKFFLTVAELHFESGYPYILFEDTVNRRNAHDKKGRIIMSNLCSEIVQVSTASEYNSDLSFIKTGEDICCNLGSLNIDKMMKSGKEFSDSIYNAISALDIVSRNSDLSASPSIQKGNALNHAVGLGAMNLHGFLAINKIMYDSPEAVDFTNMFFYTVAYNAFKASNKLAQEFEKFASFDQSRFADGSWFDKYTKCEFDKWTPQTNRVKELFKDYDVQIPSQADWIQLVEEIKKTGLANSHLMAVAPSGSISYLSSCTPSLQPVVSTVEVRKEGKLGRVYVPAYQINFDNMGYYAMGAYELGPDPIINIVAAAQQHVDQAISLTLFMTDKATTRDLNKAYVNAFKQGCSSIYYVRIRQDVLEDSENYECDACKI, encoded by the coding sequence ATGAACGAAAATAAAAACACAATCGTTTTAGATGATGTTGATGATGAATATATTAAATTAAATGCTAGATCTAAGATTTTTTTAAAAGATCAAGACAATTTCCAATTAGATGTTAAAGCAGCTGAATTATATTTAAAAAATTATATTGAACCTAGAATGAAAAAGTTTTCTAGTTTAAAAGAAAGACTAGATTACTTATTAGAAAATCAGTATTATGATTCAGAAATCTTAAATAAATATAGTTTTGATCAAATTAGTCAATTAAATCATTATGCTTATTCATTTAACCATCATTTTCCAAGTTTTATGGGAGCTTTAAAATTCTTTAATGCTTATGGATTAAAAACTTTTGATACTACAATGTATTTAGAAACTTATACAGATAGAGTATTGATGAATGCTCTATTTTTAGGTAATGGTAATTTTAATAAAGCAAAAGACTTATTAAAAGATATGATGTTAGGTAGATTTCAACCAGCAACTCCTACTTTTTTAAATGCAGCTAAAAAGCATAGAGGAGAGTATGTTTCTTGTTATTTATTAAGAACTGAAGATAACATGGAATCAATTTGTAGAACAATTTCAACTTCACTACAACTTTCAAAAAGAGGTGGAGGAGTTGCAATTTGTTTAACTAATTTACGTGAAACAGGTTCTCCTATTAAAAATATTTCAGGTCTAAGTTCAGGTCCAATTCCAGTTATGAAGATTTTAGAAGATTCATTTACTTATGCTGATCAATTAGGCCAACGTCAAGGAGCTGGAGCTGTTTATATTTCAGCACATCATCCAGATATTATTTCAGTTTTAGATACTAAAAGAGAAAATGCTGATGAAAAGATTAGGATTAAATCTTTATCATTAGGATTAGTAATTCCAGATATTACTTTTGAATTAGCTAGAGATAATAAAGATATGGCTTTATTTAGCCCTTATGATGTTCAAAAGACATATGGTAAGCCATTATCAGATATTTCAATTACTGAAAAATATTATGAAATGTTAGAAAATCCTAATATTAAAAAAACATATATTAGTGCTAGAAAATTCTTTTTAACTGTTGCTGAACTACATTTTGAAAGTGGATATCCATATATTTTATTTGAAGACACTGTTAATAGAAGAAATGCTCATGATAAAAAGGGAAGAATTATTATGAGTAATTTATGTAGTGAAATTGTTCAAGTAAGTACAGCAAGTGAATATAATTCTGATTTATCATTTATAAAAACTGGAGAAGATATTTGTTGTAATTTAGGTAGTTTAAATATTGATAAAATGATGAAATCAGGAAAAGAATTTTCAGATTCTATTTATAATGCAATTTCTGCTTTAGATATAGTTTCAAGAAATTCAGATTTAAGTGCATCTCCTTCAATTCAAAAAGGAAATGCTTTAAATCATGCCGTTGGATTGGGAGCTATGAATCTACATGGATTTTTAGCAATTAATAAAATTATGTATGATTCACCTGAAGCTGTTGATTTTACTAATATGTTCTTTTATACAGTTGCTTATAATGCTTTTAAAGCTTCAAATAAATTAGCTCAAGAATTTGAAAAATTTGCTTCATTTGATCAATCAAGATTTGCTGATGGTTCTTGATTTGATAAATATACTAAGTGTGAATTTGATAAATGAACACCACAAACAAATAGAGTAAAAGAATTATTTAAAGATTATGATGTTCAAATTCCAAGTCAAGCTGACTGAATTCAATTAGTTGAAGAAATTAAAAAAACAGGTTTAGCAAATTCACATTTAATGGCAGTTGCTCCATCTGGATCAATTAGTTATTTATCATCATGTACTCCTTCACTACAACCAGTAGTTTCAACTGTTGAAGTTAGAAAAGAAGGAAAATTAGGAAGAGTTTATGTTCCAGCATATCAAATTAATTTTGATAATATGGGATATTATGCAATGGGTGCTTATGAATTAGGACCAGATCCAATTATTAATATTGTTGCAGCAGCTCAGCAACATGTTGATCAAGCAATTTCACTAACTTTATTTATGACTGATAAAGCAACAACTAGAGATTTAAACAAAGCATATGTTAATGCCTTTAAACAAGGTTGTTCTTCAATTTATTATGTAAGAATTCGTCAAGATGTTTTAGAAGATAGTGAAAACTACGAATGTGATGCATGTAAAATTTAA
- the nrdI gene encoding class Ib ribonucleoside-diphosphate reductase assembly flavoprotein NrdI — protein sequence MHSNVKKVTDKDVIKPVGIPFVVYFSSISNNTHRFIQKLEIENIRIPYELDQSISVNRDYVLVTPTYSGGGEYVEGAVPKQVIKFLNNKENRSFCRGVISSGNTNFGDTFGIAGPIISKKLNVPFLYQFELLGTQHDVSQIKQILFRFWEDGNNERK from the coding sequence ATGCACTCAAATGTTAAAAAAGTTACAGATAAAGATGTAATTAAACCAGTTGGTATACCTTTTGTAGTTTATTTTTCTTCAATTTCAAATAACACGCATAGATTTATTCAAAAATTAGAAATTGAAAATATTAGAATTCCTTATGAATTAGATCAATCAATCAGTGTTAATAGAGATTATGTTTTAGTTACTCCAACTTATAGTGGTGGGGGAGAATATGTTGAAGGTGCTGTACCAAAACAAGTAATTAAGTTTTTAAACAATAAAGAAAATAGAAGTTTTTGTAGAGGTGTTATATCATCTGGTAACACTAATTTTGGTGATACTTTTGGAATTGCTGGACCAATTATTTCTAAAAAGCTAAATGTTCCCTTTTTATACCAATTTGAATTATTAGGAACACAACATGATGTTAGTCAAATAAAGCAAATACTATTTAGGTTTTGAGAGGATGGTAATAATGAACGAAAATAA